A genome region from Triticum aestivum cultivar Chinese Spring chromosome 2B, IWGSC CS RefSeq v2.1, whole genome shotgun sequence includes the following:
- the LOC123041763 gene encoding cytochrome P450 87A3 produces MEGYSQVPYASLCGLAVVVAGWLAHCVYKWTNPACSTGRLPPGSMGLPLVGETFQFFKPSPSLDVPVFYKERLKRYGPVFKTSLVGQPVVVSMDAEVNRFIFQQEGKLFRSWYPDTTNNIFGKESIASYDGSFHKYIRSFASRLFGLESLRDVLLAEMDRNVTQSLAAWAAEPAIEVKDAVANMVFDLTAKKLIGFGPEKSRKLRKNFDAFFQGLVSFPLYFPGTTFYRCIQGRKNVQKVLKDLLKGRLSAPEKRHGDFLDEVVNELQSGRGVIDERFAVDLMAALLFASFATVSSSLTVAMKFLSGHPNVVESLKEEHEAILKKREDGRSGITWEEYKSMTFTTQVSNEIARVSNVAPGIFRKTLTDVQVKGYTIPAGWLVMISPMAVHLNPELFKDPLTFNPWRWQDESKKSTLLKNFMPFGGGIRLCVGAEFSRIQIALFLHTLVTKYRWKEIKGGEVQRVSEIVFPEGYHIQIIPREG; encoded by the exons ATGGAAGGCTACTCGCAGGTGCCATACGCATCCCTCTGTGGCCTCGCCGTCGTCGTAGCAGGGTGGCTCGCGCACTGCGTGTACAAGTGGACGAACCCGGCGTGCAGCACCGGGAGGCTCCCTCCGGGATCCATGGGCCTCCCTCTGGTCGGCGAGACCTTCCAGTTCTTCAAGCCAAGCCCATCCCTCGACGTGCCGGTCTTCTACAAGGAAAGGCTGAAAAG GTACGGGCCGGTGTTCAAGACGAGCCTGGtggggcagccggtggtggtgtCCATGGACGCGGAGGTGAACCGCTTCATCTTCCAGCAGGAGGGCAAGCTGTTCCGGAGCTGGTACCCGGACACCACCAACAACATCTTCGGCAAGGAGAGCATCGCCTCCTACGACGGCTCCTTCCACAAGTACATCCGCAGCTTCGCGTCCAGGCTCTTCGGCCTGGAGAGCCTCAGGGACGTGCTCCTCGCCGAGATGGATCGCAACGTGACGCAGAGCCTCGCGGCGTGGGCCGCGGAGCCTGCCATCGAGGTCAAGGACGCCGTGGCCAAC ATGGTCTTTGACCTCACGGCCAAGAAGCTGATTGGGTTCGGTCCCGAGAAGTCGAGGAAACTCAGGAAGAACTTCGATGCCTTCTTCCAGGGGTTGGTCTCCTTCCCGCTGTATTTCCCTGGGACAACATTCTACAGATGCATACAG GGAAGGAAAAACGTGCAGAAGGTGCTCAAGGACCTACTGAAAGGAAGGCTCAGCGCACCTGAAAAGCGACACGGTGATTTCCTTGATGAGGTGGTCAACGAGCTACAGAGTGGAAGGGGAGTGATAGACGAGAGATTCGCTGTAGACTTGATGGCCGCCCTATTGTTCGCCAGCTTTGCGACGGTATCGTCATCGCTCACGGTCGCTATGAAGTTCCTCAGCGGCCACCCCAATGTAGTGGAGTCACTCAAG GAGGAGCATGAAGCAATTCTGAAGAAAAGAGAAGATGGCAGGTCCGGGATCACATGGGAAGAGTACAAGTCCATGACTTTCACTACTCAG GTTTCCAATGAGATAGCTCGCGTCAGTAACGTGGCCCCTGGAATATTCAGGAAAACACTAACGGACGTGCAAGTGAAAG GATACACTATTCCGGCCGGCTGGCTGGTGATGATCAGCCCCATGGCTGTCCATCTGAACCCAGAATTGTTCAAAGACCCGTTGACATTTAACCCATGGAGGTGGCAG GATGAGTCGAAGAAGAGCACCCTGCTGAAGAACTTCATGCCATTCGGAGGGGGCATAAGGCTCTGTGTGGGAGCAGAGTTCAGCAGGATTCAGATCGCACTCTTCCTTCACACCTTGGTGACAAAGTACAG ATGGAAGGAGATAAAAGGTGGCGAAGTACAACGCGTATCGGAGATCGTGTTTCCGGAGGGCTATCACATCCAGATAATCCCTAGGGAGGGATAA